The stretch of DNA AATCATTCTGTTTTTGAAAAAACGCTAGATCAATCAGTCTGTATTCTCGTTGAACCTCTGGGGGCTAATTTTCCGCCCTGCGGGGTTTATTAGGCTTAGAAATGGGGGTATGGGGATTTATTTCCTGCATAAATAAATATTTTAGGGAGAAATCTTCAATACTTCATCATTCTGCAACGGTGATTCTTTATAGTTGACTTTACTTCTTGTCCTTGTTCTTTTCCTGACACTCAACCAAAATATCAAGCTGTTTGATAACATATTCCTGTAAATAATCATCCAGCTTTTCAAAATTCCGCATAACCTTGTCCAGCCGGGGATTAGGCTTGTCCTTGAACATCTTCCCTGTCCCCTCCCGTAGCCACTTTTCATTGACCCCGCAGTTCACGCAGACAAGCTCGATAATCCGGTC from Bacteroidales bacterium encodes:
- a CDS encoding helix-turn-helix transcriptional regulator yields the protein MPKKQLNTINRRILEVRKELGLNQKEFAERIKVSRGYTGVLEATNREINDRIIELVCVNCGVNEKWLREGTGKMFKDKPNPRLDKVMRNFEKLDDYLQEYVIKQLDILVECQEKNKDKK